Proteins co-encoded in one Brassica rapa cultivar Chiifu-401-42 chromosome A02, CAAS_Brap_v3.01, whole genome shotgun sequence genomic window:
- the LOC103853666 gene encoding senescence-specific cysteine protease SAG12 has translation MYKMIITCKLKILCHNHFIGTLPVVSHFFHYKTPLRNPFGVIKLVSKSFNFSKTMALEHIKIFLIVSLVSSFCFSTTLSRLLDDELIMQKKHDEWMAEHGRTYADMNEKNSRYVVFKRNVERIERLNNVPAGRTFKLAVNQFADLTNDEFRSMYTGYKGDSVLSSQSQTKSTSFRYQNVSSGALPIAVDWRKKGAVTPIKNQGSCGCCWAFSAVAAIEGATQIKKGKLISLSEQQLVDCDTNDFGCSGGLMDTAFEHIMATGGLTTESNYPYKGEDATCKIKSTKPSAASITGYEDVPVNDENALMKAVAHQPVSVGIEGGGFDFQFYSSGVFTGECTTYLDHAVTAVGYSQSSAGSKYWIIKNSWGTKWGEGGYMRIKKDIKDKEGLCGLAMKASYPTI, from the exons ATGTATAAGATGATCATTACTTGTAAACTAAAAATACTTTGTCATAATCACTTCATAGGAACATTACCAGTAGTATCACACTTTTTTCACTATAAAACCCCACTGCGAAACCCTTTTGGAGTAATCAAACTAGTATCTAAATCCTTCAACTTTTCTAAAACAATGGCTTTAGAACACATCAAAATCTTTCTCATTGTCTCTCTAGTTTCATCATTCTGTTTCTCGACCACTCTTTCTCGTCTTCTCGACGATGAACTCATCATGCAAAAGAAGCACGACGAGTGGATGGCCGAACATGGACGTACTTACGCAGATATGAATGAGAAAAACAGTCGCTACGTTGTGTTCAAACGCAACGTGGAACGCATTGAACGCTTAAACAACGTTCCCGCCGGAAGAACGTTTAAACTCGCAGTAAACCAGTTTGCTGATCTAACCAACGACGAGTTCCGTTCTATGTACACTGGTTACAAAGGAGACTCGGTCTTGTCTAGCCAAAGTCAAACAAAATCCACGTCGTTTAGGTACCAAAACGTTTCTTCTGGTGCTCTGCCGATTGCTGTTGATTGGAGGAAGAAAGGAGCTGTGACTCCTATCAAGAATCAAGGCAGTTGTG GATGTTGTTGGGCGTTTTCAGCGGTTGCGGCTATAGAAGGAGCAACGCAGATAAAGAAAGGGAAACTTATTTCTTTGTCTGAACAACAGCTTGTAGACTGCGACACAAACGATTTTGGCTGCAGCGGTGGTCTAATGGATACTGCGTTTGAGCACATAATGGCCACTGGCGGCTTAACCACTGAATCCAATTATCCTTATAAAGGCGAAGACGCCACTTGCAAGATCAAGAGCACTAAACCGTCAGCAGCTTCTATCACAG GCTATGAGGATGTCCCAGTTAACGACGAGAATGCTCTAATGAAGGCAGTGGCACACCAACCGGTTAGCGTTGGAATAGAAGGAGGTGGTTTTGATTTCCAATTCTACTCGTCCGGTGTGTTTACCGGAGAGTGCACAACGTATCTTGATCACGCGGTGACTGCCGTAGGATACAGCCAATCTTCCGCCGGATCAAAGTATTGGATCATCAAAAACTCATGGGGAACAAAATGGGGAGAAGGTGGATACATGAGGATTAAAAAAGATATCAAGGATAAAGAAGGATTATGTGGTCTTGCCATGAAGGCTTCTTACCCAACTATATGA